One stretch of Rhinolophus ferrumequinum isolate MPI-CBG mRhiFer1 chromosome 3, mRhiFer1_v1.p, whole genome shotgun sequence DNA includes these proteins:
- the LRRC73 gene encoding leucine-rich repeat-containing protein 73 isoform X1, with protein sequence MLPSSIQISGEPLSGAEVRDICRGLRDNAVRLLSLRGCRLCDRDFGRICRALAGATSLAQLNLNLGVVSSPSRIKQLAEALRTNRSIQSLFLHGSPLTDAGLALLNPALALHPALVALDLGDCMLGDEAINLICGLLPPDGAKSGLKELTLSANPGITPKGWSRLAIAVAHSSQVRVLNLDYNPLGDHVAGMLAVAVASSRTLEVLDLEGTGLTNQSAQTLLDMVENYPTALRSLVLAENSISPELQQQICDLLSEGEEEEEVAGGSGDTQEGVRGRESAAHQRGSSSWMCPSDPSSQMVLMTSGLGDSLLAETEM encoded by the exons ATGCTGCCCAGCTCCATCCAGATTTCGGGGGAGCCGCTGTCAGGCGCCGAGGTGCGGGACATCTGCCGCGGCCTGCGCGACAACGCCGTGCGCCTGCTCTCCCTGCGCGGCTGCCGCCTCTGCGACCGCGACTTCGGCCGCATCTGCCGGGCTCTGGCCGGGGCCACGTCCCTGGCGCAGCTCAACCTTAACCTGGGCGTCGTGTCCAGCCCCAGCCGCATCAAGCAGCTGGCGGAGGCGCTGCGGACCAACCGCTCCATCCAGTCCCTCTT cctgcatgggagccccctGACAGATGCGGGGCTGGCCTTGCTGAACCCCGCCCTGGCGCTCCACCCTGCCCTTGTGGCCCTGGACCTGGGGGACTGCATGCTGGGCGATGAAGCCATCAACCTCATCTGTGGCCTCCTCCCCCCAGACGGGGCCAAGTCTG GCTTGAAGGAGCTAACGCTGAGTGCCAATCCTGGCATCACCCCTAAGGGCTGGAGCCGCCTTGCCATTGCTGTGGCCCACAGCTCCCAGGTCCGCGTCCTCAACCTGGATTACAACCCCCTGG GTGACCATGTGGCAGGGATGCTGGCTGTCGCTGTGGCCTCCAGCCGCACCTTAGAGGTCCTGGACTTGGAGGGCACGGGGCTCACCAACCAGTCAGCTCAG ACCCTGCTGGACATGGTAGAAAATTACCCCACGGCTTTGCGGAGCCTGGTGTTGGCTGAGAACAGCATTAGCCCTGAGCTGCAGCAGCAGATCTGTGACCTCCTTtctgagggagaggaggaagaagaggtggCAGGAGGGTCTGGGGACACGCAGGAAGGAGTGAGGGGGCGGGAGTCTGCTGCCCACCAGAGAGGCAGCAGCTCCTGGATGTGCCCCAGTG ATCCCAGCTCTCAGATGGTGCTAATGACGTCAGGACTCGGGGACAGTCTGTTGGCTGAGACGGAGATGTGA
- the LRRC73 gene encoding leucine-rich repeat-containing protein 73 isoform X2, with the protein MLPSSIQISGEPLSGAEVRDICRGLRDNAVRLLSLRGCRLCDRDFGRICRALAGATSLAQLNLNLGVVSSPSRIKQLAEALRTNRSIQSLFLHGSPLTDAGLALLNPALALHPALVALDLGDCMLGDEAINLICGLLPPDGAKSGDHVAGMLAVAVASSRTLEVLDLEGTGLTNQSAQTLLDMVENYPTALRSLVLAENSISPELQQQICDLLSEGEEEEEVAGGSGDTQEGVRGRESAAHQRGSSSWMCPSDPSSQMVLMTSGLGDSLLAETEM; encoded by the exons ATGCTGCCCAGCTCCATCCAGATTTCGGGGGAGCCGCTGTCAGGCGCCGAGGTGCGGGACATCTGCCGCGGCCTGCGCGACAACGCCGTGCGCCTGCTCTCCCTGCGCGGCTGCCGCCTCTGCGACCGCGACTTCGGCCGCATCTGCCGGGCTCTGGCCGGGGCCACGTCCCTGGCGCAGCTCAACCTTAACCTGGGCGTCGTGTCCAGCCCCAGCCGCATCAAGCAGCTGGCGGAGGCGCTGCGGACCAACCGCTCCATCCAGTCCCTCTT cctgcatgggagccccctGACAGATGCGGGGCTGGCCTTGCTGAACCCCGCCCTGGCGCTCCACCCTGCCCTTGTGGCCCTGGACCTGGGGGACTGCATGCTGGGCGATGAAGCCATCAACCTCATCTGTGGCCTCCTCCCCCCAGACGGGGCCAAGTCTG GTGACCATGTGGCAGGGATGCTGGCTGTCGCTGTGGCCTCCAGCCGCACCTTAGAGGTCCTGGACTTGGAGGGCACGGGGCTCACCAACCAGTCAGCTCAG ACCCTGCTGGACATGGTAGAAAATTACCCCACGGCTTTGCGGAGCCTGGTGTTGGCTGAGAACAGCATTAGCCCTGAGCTGCAGCAGCAGATCTGTGACCTCCTTtctgagggagaggaggaagaagaggtggCAGGAGGGTCTGGGGACACGCAGGAAGGAGTGAGGGGGCGGGAGTCTGCTGCCCACCAGAGAGGCAGCAGCTCCTGGATGTGCCCCAGTG ATCCCAGCTCTCAGATGGTGCTAATGACGTCAGGACTCGGGGACAGTCTGTTGGCTGAGACGGAGATGTGA